The genomic interval CGCCGTGGGCTTCACTGGGGCCGGAATCGCTGCCTCCTCGCTAGCAGCCAAGATGATGTCCTCTGCTGCCATCGCCAACGGGGGTGGCATCGCCGCTGGCAGCCTGGTGGCAACACTGCAGTCGGTGGGTAAGTGTCCCTGGGGACTTGCTGTGAGGGGCGAGGAGGACCAGCGCCTCGGTACCCGGCCCGGATCTtagcctcccccaccctccttgtCTGCTCCTAAGCGTCACCCTCCAGGTTCTCCCCGGGAGGTGCAGGAGGGAGGCCCCGGGCATGGGGCATGCCGGCTTCAAGTTGCAGTTGCTGGGTGCCTCGGGGATCTTCGCCCTGCGTGGGCTCAGCCTTCTTTCCTGGAGAGGGACAGCTCCCAGCTCCAGGCTTCTCCATGGCGGTGCTGGCCAGTGGGCTACGAGCAGTTGCCTCCCATAGCAGAGATCTGGAGGGCTTTGGGAAACGGGAGGGTGCTGACTGGGGCCCTGGAGTCTTTGACCTCTCGGTTTTGTCCCACGGAGCTGCCCCAGGTCTGCTCCTTACCACTCTGcccaccctctccttctcccccaggaGCAGCAGGACTCTCGCTGTCAACCAAGATCATCCTGGgctccctgggctctgtgctcacgtTCCTGAGCTTCTAAGAGTTTCCGGGCTCTCTGCAGGCAAAGAAGAGAacggccctcccccacccctccccacgcCCCACTGCCACCCCACCTCACGCCCCACCCCCCAATGCAGGGAGGGACCAGTCCCTGGCTGACAAGTGTGCCCTGaggaaaataagcaataaaaattgTAGTTGCAGCCAATCCTGAATTCCCTCCTCCTTGCTCGAAGTTGGGGGCCGGGGAGGGTGGGTCACACCTCTTTCCCAGTCCTGTGgtccggggcgggggagggtgggtCACACCTCTTTCCCAGTCCTGTGGTCCGGAGCAACGTGGTGTTGGAGTGCAGGGTGCACTCGGCTGGGATGTGCCAAAAGGTGGGGGTGAGTGgctgcccccaccctgcttgtgaCTGTGTGACTCGGGGCAGGCCACCTCCTCTCTGGCCCTCATTTGTCCCTCTGGGCATGGGGAGTTGGTCTAAATGACCTCAAAGGTCTCAGCCATGGGTGGGTGTTTGGCTCAGTTCCTGGGCAGTCTGGAacggggttgggggaggcggGGGACCGGCAGGGAAGGACATCCTCTTCGGAGCCACCACCTCCCAGCTGCAGGTCTAATGGCTCTGTCCTAAGCGGCCTGGCTCTGAAGGCCCAGGCCCATATGAGTCATTGCTCCAGACTCAAGTCAAAGGCCACCGTCCAGCCTTTGCCTTTCTCCTCAGCAGCAAGAAGGGAGATGGAGTTTGCTGGAGGCTCTGACCTTTCTAACTTCAGGGCCGTGACTCACCCTTAGATGTCCTTCTCCCAGAACAAGATCTTCTAGAAACTTCTCTTTGCTAGGATGACTTCCAACTCGGAGCATCAGAAAATTGGCTGACGTGCTGATCTGTTCCTCTTTTCCACAACTCTCTGAACACACACTGTGAGTCGGGCACTGGCTGGGGGCTACAAACTTGGACTTCCTTTGGGGAGTCGGGGAGGATTGACTGACCGGTAGACAGCCATCGACAATGTGCTCTGGGAAGTGCCATGCCAGAGGCCAGCCCAGGGATCCCAGGCCCAGCAGAAGACACAGAAAGTCTTAGTCTGCTCTAACAAAAATCCCATAAACTGGGTcgtttataaataacagaaaagtatttctcacagttctagaaggtGAAAAGTCAGAGAGCAAGGCGCTGGTAACCCTAGGTTGCTGATGAGAAGCTGGTGAGAAGGTGTCCCTAGATGGCCCCCTTCTTGCTGTGCCCTCACATCAGGGAAGGGCACGAGCTCCCTCTGGCCTCCTTCGTAAAGATACTAATCCCACCCAGGAAGTCTCCATCCTCAGGCTCTCAGCACCTCCCAAAGGTACCACCTTCTGATACCACCATCTTTGTGGGGTAGGACTGCATCCTGAATTTTGGgatacacaaacattcagaccacagcaaGCGTGTCAGGGAAGAGAAATTTGGGTTCTATCCTGAGGGTCATGAGAGACAGGTGTTTCCAATGTGACACTGACCTGATCGCAGACCTATACCCCTGCACACTCTGTCTCAGGTGCTGTGAGCAGGCTGACAAGATCTTGGTTTCCAGCAAGAACCAAACTTAGGAGTGTAGTGCTCTGGACCTTGAAGGAAGTTAAGCGACTCGGCCATGTCTTCCAGTGGTGCCTCGTGGGGCCACTGAAGCATGCTTGCTACTTAGCCAAAGAATACACCCTTAGGGTATTAATTCAAtacttggttctttttctttcttttctttccttgatgCCTCAGAAAATATGATAAAGGCTGTGAATCCTCTCCCCCTAGAATGCACAGGTTCCCAAAATAATGCCTCCAACTTCAAAGCCTTAAGACTTCTGAAGACCCTCCTTGCGGCTAAAGGTAAATGTCCCTGCTTTCACTGGAGGTCCAGGCCTCCACCCGGGCACATGGGTCTGCCTTGGATCTGGAAGGTTGGCCaggccagcctccctccctgccgaGGCCCAGCAGACCATTCGCAAGACCACCCCTTGTTCTGGACACTGTGCTCTGACCTCCTTCGTCCCACTCAAGTTCCCAGGGAGCCTGTTGCTAATGCTGACCTGCACCTTCCCCTTTTGCTACCAGGTTTGGCCTCTGGAGTAGGTAGATTTCTAAACCTGGTGCCCAGTGACCCTGACCCTCATACACTGTCCTGCCCTTGGAGTGTGGGGGGTCCTGTGCTGAGATGCCACTTCCgtaattatgttcagttatacACAGAGGGAGACTCTGCAGGTGAGTCTACATTCATCGTAGGAGCCCTTCAGAAGCAGAGAATGTTCTCCGCTCATCACAGAGGAGGAACCAGAGATTTGAAGCAGAAGGGGGATTTATTTCTTCCCCCTGGCCCCAAAGGAGAGCCCCATCTCGCTGAACACTTGATTTTGGCCTTGTAAAACCCTGAGCAAACAACTCAGGGAAGCCTGCCTGGACGTTGGCCTTACACTGTAACATAACAAATGGGTGTTCTTTGACGCTGCTGGCTTTGGGGTCATTGGCTCTGCCGGACTAGAAAATGAATAGGAGACTTGATACCTCTTCTCGCTTAACCAGCCTGCAGGACCTTTGGAGGGAACTGAATGAAAATACTCCTGGCATACCCCAGGATTCCTGAAATTCCTGGTTTCAGTTGGTCTCCCAACTCCCAGGTCCTGCCTCTGTGGGATTCCAGGGGCCCCTGGTTGTCCGAAGGAGCTCCCCGCGCCGGGAAgtcaagcacactccctgctcccCATGTTCTGGTGCATGGTGGCTAACACGCTGCCTGCCAGGAAGAGCGTTGGAAAACACAGTCTTACTATGGGGACCAAGGACGGCTTTTTGTCGGGCCGGGCATGTTGCGGCCGGcgtgacaaatcgaccaggaacgtgagggtaggaggatggtgaaaagaaattaagagacaaagagacgGGGGCTGGAGGGACAcggaggaggatgtccaacagtgccgattttattccacatcttacaagcatttacaaggcagaccacaatagaaggagtaatacatcagtatctagtcagataaccgcaagttcctataacaagtcttacattaactacaaacaaatctcgtgatgccaggtaatcacggctaatgccattagctactatTGATACAAGAAGTTACAGT from Mustela erminea isolate mMusErm1 chromosome 5, mMusErm1.Pri, whole genome shotgun sequence carries:
- the IFI27 gene encoding interferon alpha-inducible protein 27, mitochondrial isoform X2; amino-acid sequence: MKVALSQATASVGSLLGTLKASSMAALTLSRAGVVSVASVPTVLGAVGFTGAGIAASSLAAKMMSSAAIANGGGIAAGSLVATLQSVGAAGLSLSTKIILGSLGSVLTFLSF
- the IFI27 gene encoding interferon alpha-inducible protein 27, mitochondrial isoform X3 yields the protein MAALTLSRAGVKTVAAVIGGVVSVASVPTVLGAVGFTGAGIAASSLAAKMMSSAAIANGGGIAAGSLVATLQSVGAAGLSLSTKIILGSLGSVLTFLSF
- the IFI27 gene encoding interferon alpha-inducible protein 27, mitochondrial isoform X1, with amino-acid sequence MKVALSQATASVGSLLGTLKASSMAALTLSRAGVKTVAAVIGGVVSVASVPTVLGAVGFTGAGIAASSLAAKMMSSAAIANGGGIAAGSLVATLQSVGAAGLSLSTKIILGSLGSVLTFLSF